The following are from one region of the Theropithecus gelada isolate Dixy chromosome 6, Tgel_1.0, whole genome shotgun sequence genome:
- the SPINK13 gene encoding serine protease inhibitor Kazal-type 13, with protein MAAFPHKIIFFLISSTLTHMVSSAIFKKHDFTKWPKPPCKMYQPPEPFYDVDCPDVIAPVCASNGRTFQNECFFCVEQWEFGFYIEFEKYGKCD; from the exons ATGGCTGCCTTTCCCCACAAGATTATATTTTTCCTGATATCCTCTACTTTGACACATATGGTTTCCTCAG CAATTTTCAAAAAACACGACTTCACTAAATGGCCTAAG CCCCCATGTAAAATGTATCAGCCACCGGAACCATTTTACGATGTAGACTGCCCTGATGTAATAGCACCTGTTTGTGCCTCAAATGGCCGCACTTTCCAGAATGAGTGTTTCTTTTGTGTTGAGCAGTG gGAATTTGGTTTTTACatagaatttgaaaaatatggaaaatgtgaTTAA